One region of Acanthopagrus latus isolate v.2019 chromosome 24, fAcaLat1.1, whole genome shotgun sequence genomic DNA includes:
- the LOC119015262 gene encoding growth/differentiation factor 8-like: protein MLVFLGLTVLLSAGFSAEMNQTSKLLAESGEQCSACDFREHSKQMRLHSIKSQILSILRLEQAPNISRDMIRQLLPKAPPLTQLLDQYDPRVEEEDHATTETIITMATKHNPIAQDELSSCCLFSLSPKIQPKNILRAQLWVHLRPADMVTTVFLQISRLKPGKEGNNTRIRVRSLKIDTDAGAGSWQSIDIKSLLQAWLRQPETNYGIEINAYDSKGEDLAVTSAEPGEEGLQPFIEVKILDNPKRSRRDSGLNCDEESAETRCCRYPLTVDFEEFGWDWIIAPKRYRANYCSGECEFMHLQQYPHAHLVNKANPRGTAGPCCTPTKMSPINMLYFNRKEQIIYGKIPSMVVDHCGCS, encoded by the exons ATGCTCGTCTTCCTCGGCCTGACCGTCCTCCTCTCTGCGGGCTTCTCTGCGGAGATGAACCAGACCTCCAAGCTGCTGGCGGAGAGCGGAGAGCAGTGCTCGGCCTGCGACTTCCGGGAGCACAGCAAGCAGATGAGGCTCCACAGCATCAAGTCCCAGATCCTCAGCATCCTGCGGCTCGAGCAGGCTCCCAACATCAGCCGGGACATGATCCGACAGCTGCTGCCCAAAGCGCCTCCTCTGACGCAGCTCCTGGACCAGTACGACCCgcgggtggaggaggaggaccacgCCACGACGGAGACCATCATCACCATGGCCACCAAGC ACAATCCGATCGCCCAGGACGAGTTGTCCTCATGTTGTCTCTTCAGCCTCAGTCCGAAGATCCAGCCAAAAAACATCCTGCGCGCTCAGCTGTGGGTCCACCTGCGGCCGGCCGACATGGTCACCACCgtcttcctgcagatttcccGCCTCAAACCTGGAAAGGAGGGAAACAACACCCGAATCAGAGTCCGATCCCTGAAGATCGACACTGACGCCGGCGCCGGATCCTGGCAAAGCATCGACATCAAGTCTCTGCTGCAGGCTTGGCTGCGTCAACCGGAGACCAACTACGGCATCGAGATCAATGCCTACGACTCCAAAGGAGAAGATCTGGCTGTCACCTCAGCAGAGCCGGGAGAGGAAGGACTG CAACCGTTCATCGAAGTGAAGATCCTCGACAACCCCAAGAGATCCCGCCGAGACTCGGGCCTCAACTGTGACGAGGAATCTGCAGAGACGCGCTGCTGCCGCTACCCGCTCACCGTCGACTTCGAGGAGTTCGGCTGGGACTGGATCATCGCCCCCAAGCGCTACCGGGCCAACTACTGCTCGGGGGAGTGTGAATTCATGCACCTGCAGCAGTATCCACATGCACACCTGGTGAACAAGGCCAACCCACGAGGCACCGCGGGGCCCTGCTGCACGCCCACCAAGATGTCGCCCATCAACATGCTGTACTTCAACCGCAAGGAGCAGATCATCTATGGGAAGATCCCGTCCATGGTGGTCGACCACTGTGGCTGCTCCTGA